The proteins below come from a single Streptomyces tubercidicus genomic window:
- the panB gene encoding 3-methyl-2-oxobutanoate hydroxymethyltransferase — translation MTQLSPAQKPVDKSLYGGTGSRRVTVRDIAAAKERGEKWPMLTAYDAMTASVFDEAGIPVLLVGDSMGNCHLGYESTVPVTMDEITLLSAAVVRGTKRALVVGDLPFGAYQEGPVQALRNATRLVKEAGVGAVKLEGGERSAGQVELLVSSGIPVMAHVGLTPQSVNAYGGYPVQGRGEEAAQQLLRDAKAVQDAGAFAVVLEAVPAELAAEVTRSLYIPTVGIGAGLDCDAQVLVWTDMAGLNAGRVPKFVKQYLDLRALLGGAAKSFAEDVVAGAFPAESHTFH, via the coding sequence ATGACGCAGCTTTCGCCTGCCCAGAAGCCGGTCGACAAGTCGCTGTACGGAGGAACGGGTTCGCGCCGGGTCACCGTGCGCGATATCGCCGCCGCCAAAGAGCGCGGCGAGAAGTGGCCGATGCTCACCGCCTACGACGCGATGACCGCCTCCGTCTTCGACGAGGCCGGGATCCCCGTCCTGCTCGTCGGCGACTCGATGGGCAACTGCCACCTCGGCTACGAATCCACCGTGCCGGTCACCATGGACGAGATCACGCTGCTGTCCGCGGCGGTCGTCCGGGGCACCAAGCGCGCGCTCGTCGTCGGCGATCTGCCGTTCGGCGCGTACCAGGAAGGGCCGGTGCAGGCGCTGCGCAACGCCACCCGGCTGGTGAAGGAAGCGGGAGTGGGCGCCGTCAAGCTGGAGGGCGGTGAGCGCTCCGCCGGCCAGGTGGAGCTGCTGGTCTCGTCCGGCATTCCGGTGATGGCCCATGTCGGACTGACCCCGCAGTCGGTCAACGCCTACGGCGGCTACCCCGTCCAGGGCCGCGGCGAGGAGGCCGCCCAGCAGCTGCTGCGCGATGCGAAGGCGGTTCAGGACGCCGGTGCGTTCGCGGTCGTCCTGGAGGCCGTACCCGCCGAGCTGGCCGCCGAGGTCACCCGTTCGCTCTACATCCCGACCGTCGGCATCGGTGCGGGCCTCGACTGCGATGCGCAGGTCCTGGTGTGGACCGATATGGCCGGCCTCAACGCCGGCCGCGTGCCCAAGTTCGTCAAGCAGTACCTGGACCTGCGGGCCCTCCTCGGCGGAGCGGCCAAGTCCTTCGCGGAGGACGTCGTCGCAGGGGCCTTCCCGGCGGAGTCCCATACCTTCCACTGA
- a CDS encoding MFS transporter, which yields MATSPTAPGASPGPQIPARIHRRRWAILSTLMLSLLIVVLDNSILNVAMKTIATPAPVGLGATQSELEWAINSYTLVFAGLLFTAGLLGDRIGRKKVLLFGLAVFGAGSVLAGISGSPTELVIFRAVMGLGGAFVMPATLAILMNVFEREEQPRAIGIWAGGVGIAIAVGPIAGGLLLDHFWWGSVFMINAPIVLLSLVAMVILVPDSRDPHPGRMDPFGVLLSVVGLVLLVYGIIKGGQLADFTDPQVVGTVVGGLVVLTVFVLHQKRSDHPSIDISYFRVPAFSAAIAAIALVFFALMGVSFFAVFYIQSVRGYSPLQAGLLFLPLAAAQLLFSSRARLAVDRYGSRAVCTFSMFVVADTMLGLLLLTEHTPIWIMEALLFLQGAGMAHIMPPATVAVMQSLPREKAGSGSALNNVFRQVGGTLGVAVLGSLLSTSYRDGIEGALDAVPGLPPAARHAAGESIEATLGLADRLGPAGRPLAAAADDAFIHAMHVTALGSAAVALLGALVSALFLPGKMEPAPQEAEPREERKAGVER from the coding sequence ATGGCCACCTCACCCACCGCCCCTGGCGCATCCCCGGGCCCGCAGATTCCGGCCCGTATCCACCGCCGCCGCTGGGCGATCCTGTCCACCCTCATGCTCAGCCTGCTGATCGTGGTGCTGGACAACTCGATCCTCAACGTCGCCATGAAGACGATCGCCACCCCGGCCCCGGTCGGCCTCGGTGCCACGCAGAGCGAGCTGGAGTGGGCGATCAACTCCTACACCCTGGTCTTCGCCGGTCTGCTGTTCACCGCGGGCCTGCTCGGCGACCGCATCGGCCGCAAGAAGGTGCTGCTCTTCGGTCTGGCCGTCTTCGGTGCCGGGTCGGTGCTGGCCGGGATCTCCGGCTCGCCCACCGAGCTGGTCATCTTCCGTGCCGTGATGGGCCTGGGCGGCGCCTTCGTCATGCCGGCCACCCTCGCCATCCTGATGAACGTCTTCGAGCGGGAGGAGCAGCCCCGGGCGATCGGTATCTGGGCCGGCGGGGTGGGCATCGCCATCGCGGTCGGGCCGATCGCCGGCGGACTGCTGCTGGACCACTTCTGGTGGGGCTCGGTCTTCATGATCAACGCCCCGATCGTGCTGCTCTCGCTGGTCGCGATGGTGATCCTGGTGCCCGACTCCAGGGATCCGCACCCGGGCCGGATGGACCCGTTCGGGGTGCTGCTGTCCGTCGTCGGGCTGGTGCTGCTGGTCTACGGGATCATCAAGGGCGGCCAGCTCGCCGACTTCACCGACCCGCAGGTGGTCGGCACGGTCGTCGGCGGCCTGGTGGTGCTGACCGTCTTCGTGCTGCACCAGAAGCGCAGCGACCATCCGTCCATCGACATCAGCTACTTCCGGGTGCCCGCCTTCTCGGCCGCCATCGCCGCCATCGCGCTGGTCTTCTTCGCGCTGATGGGCGTCTCGTTCTTCGCCGTCTTCTACATCCAGAGCGTGCGCGGCTACAGCCCGCTGCAGGCCGGGCTGCTGTTCCTGCCGCTGGCCGCCGCCCAGCTGCTCTTCTCCTCGCGGGCCCGGCTCGCCGTGGACCGCTACGGCTCCCGCGCGGTGTGCACCTTCAGCATGTTCGTGGTGGCCGACACCATGCTGGGCCTGCTGCTGCTGACCGAGCACACCCCGATCTGGATCATGGAAGCGCTGCTCTTCCTCCAGGGGGCCGGTATGGCGCACATCATGCCGCCGGCCACCGTCGCGGTGATGCAGTCACTGCCGCGCGAGAAGGCGGGTTCCGGGTCGGCGCTCAACAACGTCTTCCGGCAGGTCGGCGGCACCCTGGGCGTCGCCGTCCTCGGCTCGCTGCTGTCGACGAGCTACCGCGACGGCATCGAGGGCGCGCTGGACGCGGTGCCGGGACTGCCGCCCGCCGCCCGGCACGCGGCCGGCGAATCCATCGAAGCGACCCTCGGTCTCGCCGACCGGCTGGGCCCGGCGGGCCGGCCGCTGGCCGCCGCGGCCGATGACGCCTTCATCCACGCCATGCATGTCACCGCGCTCGGCTCGGCCGCCGTCGCGCTGCTCGGGGCCCTGGTGAGCGCGCTGTTCCTGCCGGGCAAAATGGAGCCGGCGCCGCAGGAGGCGGAGCCCCGGGAGGAGCGGAAGGCGGGCGTGGAGAGATGA
- a CDS encoding TetR/AcrR family transcriptional regulator, whose amino-acid sequence MSRAAEDAEGAAAGGRPGPATPAGRGRPRSAAADSAIVEAVLRLIEEGASIGELSMEGIARAAGVGKATVYRRWSGKSALLLDVMRSLDAPSPPPAGLSVRDDLVALLEFLRRRGLAKRSSALMRSLVSHVQAQPELWAEYHDTVVRARRDALLGVLRRGVASGEIRADRDLETLADLFVGPMLARALLHEWKELPEGLPADIVDTVLEGVRPGRER is encoded by the coding sequence ATGAGCCGGGCGGCGGAGGATGCCGAGGGTGCGGCAGCCGGGGGGCGGCCGGGACCGGCCACCCCCGCGGGCCGCGGCCGGCCGCGCAGCGCCGCGGCCGACTCCGCCATCGTCGAGGCCGTGCTGCGCCTGATCGAGGAGGGGGCCTCCATAGGCGAGTTGTCCATGGAGGGCATCGCCCGTGCGGCGGGCGTCGGCAAGGCCACGGTCTACCGCCGCTGGTCCGGCAAGAGCGCCCTGCTGCTCGACGTCATGCGGTCCCTGGACGCACCGAGCCCGCCGCCGGCCGGTCTCTCGGTACGTGATGATCTGGTCGCGCTGCTGGAGTTCCTGCGCCGCCGCGGGCTGGCCAAGCGCAGCTCCGCGCTGATGCGCAGCCTCGTCAGTCATGTGCAGGCGCAGCCGGAGCTGTGGGCGGAATATCACGACACGGTCGTACGGGCCCGCCGTGACGCGCTGCTCGGCGTGCTCCGGCGCGGGGTGGCGAGCGGCGAGATCCGCGCCGACCGCGATCTGGAGACCCTCGCGGATCTCTTCGTCGGCCCGATGCTGGCGCGTGCGCTGCTCCACGAGTGGAAGGAACTGCCCGAGGGGCTCCCGGCGGATATCGTCGATACGGTTCTGGAGGGCGTACGGCCGGGGCGGGAACGGTGA
- a CDS encoding endonuclease/exonuclease/phosphatase family protein, giving the protein MTEPGQGHNPGQAGSRAERLRNWWRPEGMWRRGIVLAVLAVVLGLLMLLHARIPNDVGNLGSLLETFLPWLGLCIPVLLVLAVLRRSATALVALVLPVFAWVNLFGGQITDKADTGGNLTVATHNVNAENPDPAATARDIVASDSDVVALEELTGEALPAYRNGLAKAYPYHTVQGTVGLWSKRPLSDAKPVDIKMGWTRALRATVTAEDGQKVAVYVAHLPSVRVKLAAGFTANQRDGSAAALGEAIAADPEKKVVLLGDLNGTMNDRSLAPVTSQMRSAQGAAGDGFGFSWPAAFPMARIDQIMMKGVDPVKAWVMPATGSDHLPVAAALKI; this is encoded by the coding sequence ATGACGGAGCCGGGACAGGGGCACAACCCCGGGCAGGCCGGTTCCCGGGCCGAACGCCTGCGGAACTGGTGGCGTCCCGAGGGGATGTGGCGACGCGGCATCGTGCTGGCGGTGCTCGCCGTGGTGCTCGGCCTGCTGATGCTTCTGCACGCGCGAATCCCCAACGACGTGGGCAATCTGGGCAGTTTGCTGGAGACCTTCCTGCCGTGGCTGGGGCTGTGCATCCCGGTGCTGCTGGTCCTCGCGGTGCTGCGCCGCTCGGCGACCGCGCTGGTCGCGCTGGTGCTGCCGGTCTTCGCCTGGGTCAATCTCTTCGGCGGGCAGATCACCGACAAGGCGGACACCGGCGGCAATCTCACCGTTGCCACACATAACGTCAATGCCGAGAACCCCGACCCGGCGGCCACCGCCAGGGACATCGTGGCGTCCGACAGCGATGTGGTGGCCCTGGAGGAGCTGACCGGTGAGGCGCTGCCCGCCTACCGGAACGGGCTGGCGAAGGCGTATCCGTACCACACGGTCCAGGGCACCGTCGGGCTGTGGAGCAAGCGCCCGCTGTCCGATGCCAAGCCGGTGGACATCAAGATGGGCTGGACCCGCGCGCTGCGCGCCACGGTCACCGCCGAGGACGGTCAGAAGGTCGCGGTCTATGTCGCGCATCTGCCGTCGGTACGGGTCAAGTTGGCGGCGGGCTTCACCGCCAATCAGCGCGACGGCAGCGCCGCGGCGCTCGGCGAGGCGATCGCCGCCGACCCGGAGAAGAAGGTGGTGCTGCTGGGCGATCTCAACGGCACCATGAACGACCGCTCGCTGGCCCCGGTCACCTCCCAGATGCGCTCGGCCCAGGGCGCCGCGGGTGACGGCTTCGGATTCAGCTGGCCGGCGGCGTTCCCGATGGCCCGGATCGACCAGATCATGATGAAGGGGGTCGACCCGGTCAAGGCATGGGTGATGCCCGCGACCGGCAGCGACCACCTTCCGGTCGCGGCGGCGCTGAAGATCTGA
- a CDS encoding MFS transporter translates to MPLALLALAISAFGIGTTEFVMMGLLPNVADDLGTSVPTAGYLVSAYALGVVIGAPLLTALGSRIPRKRMLVWLMAVFTVGNLASALAPTFGLLVAGRLLAGLPHGAFFGVGAVVAARLVHEGRQARAVATMFLGLTIANIIGVPAATLLGQQLGWRATFLIVAAIGLVAMASLARLIPPLPAEEHTGLGRELRALGNRQVLLGLLTTVFGFAGIFAVYSYLASMMTEVTGFAAGSVPLVLALFGIGMTLGALAAGPLTDRALRSTLYGSLAALALVLTAFHFTAQVRWAALVTVVVIGAVGFLTTTPLQMLVMNKAQQAPTLAAASNQSAFNLANAGGAWVGGLALSAGWGWTSPTLVGAVLAALGLAVALVAGVLDRGAHDTSRIVARSGEGDVERATGATAPATGATAPATGVADPATGAAAVPTGDRIG, encoded by the coding sequence ATGCCCTTGGCTCTGCTCGCTCTTGCGATCTCGGCCTTCGGTATCGGCACCACGGAGTTCGTGATGATGGGCCTGCTGCCCAATGTCGCGGACGATCTGGGCACCTCGGTGCCCACCGCCGGCTACCTCGTCTCCGCCTATGCCCTCGGCGTCGTCATCGGCGCCCCGCTCCTGACCGCCCTCGGCTCCCGTATCCCGCGCAAGCGGATGCTGGTCTGGCTGATGGCGGTCTTCACGGTCGGCAACCTCGCCTCCGCCCTGGCCCCCACCTTCGGGCTGCTGGTCGCCGGGCGGCTGCTGGCCGGTCTGCCGCACGGCGCGTTCTTCGGCGTCGGCGCGGTGGTCGCGGCCCGGCTGGTGCACGAGGGCCGGCAGGCCCGCGCGGTCGCCACGATGTTCCTCGGCCTGACCATCGCCAACATCATCGGGGTGCCCGCCGCGACCCTCCTGGGCCAGCAGCTCGGCTGGCGCGCCACCTTCCTCATCGTGGCCGCCATCGGTCTGGTCGCGATGGCCTCGCTGGCCCGGCTGATCCCCCCGCTGCCGGCCGAGGAGCACACCGGCCTGGGCCGCGAACTGCGGGCGCTCGGCAACCGCCAGGTGCTGCTCGGCCTGCTCACCACCGTCTTCGGCTTCGCCGGGATCTTCGCCGTCTACAGCTACCTCGCGTCGATGATGACCGAGGTCACCGGCTTCGCGGCGGGCTCGGTCCCGCTGGTCCTCGCCCTCTTCGGCATCGGCATGACCCTCGGCGCGCTGGCCGCGGGCCCGCTCACCGACCGGGCCCTGCGCTCGACCCTGTACGGCTCGCTGGCCGCCCTGGCGCTCGTCCTGACCGCCTTCCACTTCACCGCGCAGGTGCGGTGGGCGGCGCTGGTCACGGTCGTCGTCATCGGTGCCGTCGGCTTCCTGACCACCACCCCGCTCCAGATGCTGGTGATGAACAAGGCCCAGCAGGCCCCGACCCTGGCCGCCGCCTCCAACCAGTCCGCCTTCAACCTGGCCAACGCCGGCGGCGCCTGGGTCGGCGGTCTGGCCCTGTCGGCCGGCTGGGGCTGGACCTCCCCGACGCTGGTCGGAGCGGTCCTGGCGGCCCTCGGTCTGGCCGTCGCCCTGGTGGCCGGTGTGCTGGACCGCGGCGCTCATGACACGTCCCGGATCGTGGCCCGCAGTGGCGAGGGGGACGTCGAGCGGGCCACCGGCGCGACGGCCCCGGCTACCGGCGCGACGGCCCCGGCCACCGGCGTGGCGGACCCGGCCACCGGTGCCGCGGCGGTGCCCACCGGGGACCGGATCGGCTGA
- a CDS encoding NAD+ synthase yields the protein MPHLRLALNQIDSCVGDLARNAETILHWTRHAAGQGAHLVAFPEMALTGYPVEDLALRPSFVEASRAALRTLAGRLAEEGLGGLPVIVGYLDRGAQATPQYGRPAGAPQNAAAVLYGGGVALSFAKHHLPNYGVFDEFRYFVPGDTLPVVRVHGVDVALAICEDLWQDGGRVPAARSAGAGLLLSVNASPYERDKDDTRLELVRRRAREAGCTTAYLAMIGGQDELVFDGDSIVVDKEGGVIARAPQFAEGCVLVDLDLPAAAPAPPSGILDDGLRVTHVTLSPDPLPSSPPGPPGDRAERLPDLEEIYTALVVGLRGYVTKNGFRSVVLGLSGGIDSALVATLACDALGPGQVHAVAMPSRYSSEHSLTDAAELARRTGLSFRTVPIGPMFDAYMAALPLTGLAEENLQSRLRGTTLMAISNQEGHLVLAPGNKSELACGYSTLYGDSVGGYGPIKDVYKSVVYQLARWRNQAAADRGQTPPIPEHTLSKPPSAELRPGQVDTDSLPDYAVLDRILELYVDRDHGREEIVAQGFDDGLVTRVLRMVDHAEYKRRQYPPGAKISAKGFGKDRRLPITNHWREGG from the coding sequence GTGCCTCACCTTCGCCTCGCCCTCAATCAGATCGATTCCTGTGTCGGCGACCTCGCACGGAACGCGGAGACGATCCTGCACTGGACCCGGCACGCCGCCGGCCAGGGCGCGCACCTCGTCGCGTTCCCCGAGATGGCGCTGACCGGCTACCCCGTCGAGGACCTCGCGCTGCGCCCCTCCTTCGTGGAGGCCAGCCGCGCCGCGCTGCGGACGCTGGCCGGGCGGCTGGCCGAGGAGGGGCTGGGCGGCCTGCCGGTGATCGTCGGCTATCTCGACCGCGGCGCCCAGGCCACCCCGCAGTACGGCCGCCCCGCGGGCGCTCCGCAGAACGCCGCCGCCGTGCTGTACGGGGGCGGGGTCGCGCTGTCCTTCGCCAAGCACCACCTGCCCAACTACGGCGTCTTCGACGAGTTCCGCTACTTCGTCCCCGGCGACACGCTGCCCGTCGTACGGGTGCACGGGGTGGATGTGGCGCTCGCCATCTGCGAGGACCTGTGGCAGGACGGCGGCCGGGTGCCGGCGGCGCGCAGCGCGGGCGCCGGGCTGCTGCTGTCGGTCAACGCCTCACCGTACGAGCGGGACAAGGACGACACCCGGCTGGAGCTGGTCCGCAGGCGGGCCCGGGAGGCCGGCTGCACCACCGCCTATCTGGCGATGATCGGCGGGCAGGACGAGCTGGTCTTCGACGGCGACTCGATCGTGGTCGACAAGGAGGGCGGGGTGATCGCACGGGCCCCGCAGTTCGCGGAGGGCTGTGTGCTGGTCGACCTGGACCTGCCGGCCGCGGCGCCCGCACCGCCCTCGGGGATCCTGGACGACGGGCTGCGCGTCACCCATGTCACCCTCTCCCCCGACCCCCTGCCGTCCTCCCCTCCCGGGCCCCCCGGCGACCGGGCCGAGCGCCTCCCCGACCTGGAGGAGATCTACACCGCGCTGGTCGTCGGCCTGCGCGGCTATGTCACCAAGAACGGCTTCCGCAGTGTGGTGCTGGGCCTCTCCGGCGGGATCGACTCCGCGCTGGTCGCCACCCTGGCCTGTGACGCGCTGGGGCCCGGCCAGGTGCATGCGGTGGCGATGCCGTCCCGCTATTCGTCGGAGCACTCACTGACCGACGCCGCCGAACTCGCCCGCCGTACGGGCCTGTCCTTCCGTACGGTGCCGATCGGCCCGATGTTCGACGCCTACATGGCCGCGCTGCCGCTGACCGGTCTCGCCGAGGAGAATCTCCAGTCGCGCCTGAGGGGCACCACCCTGATGGCCATCTCCAACCAGGAGGGCCACCTGGTCCTGGCCCCCGGCAACAAGTCCGAGCTGGCCTGCGGCTATTCGACCCTCTACGGCGATTCGGTGGGCGGCTACGGCCCCATCAAGGACGTCTACAAATCCGTCGTCTACCAACTGGCCCGCTGGCGCAATCAGGCCGCCGCCGACCGCGGCCAGACCCCGCCGATCCCGGAGCACACCCTCAGCAAGCCCCCGAGCGCCGAGCTCCGCCCCGGCCAGGTCGACACCGACTCGCTCCCCGACTACGCCGTCCTGGACCGCATCCTGGAGCTCTATGTCGACCGCGACCACGGCCGGGAGGAGATCGTCGCCCAGGGCTTCGACGACGGCCTGGTGACGCGGGTGCTGCGGATGGTCGACCACGCCGAGTACAAGCGCCGCCAGTACCCACCCGGCGCCAAGATCTCCGCGAAGGGCTTCGGCAAGGACCGTCGGCTGCCGATCACCAACCACTGGCGGGAAGGGGGCTGA
- a CDS encoding multicopper oxidase family protein, translated as MRTHSRRALLGAGIAVVGSGLLAARATGEFSSGPHSGTDGRDHARGPHEPHDRPSDYVAPDGPEVADAERKRGSGPVREFRMTPTPARIDLGGRTVHTWAYDDVLPGKEMRVTAGDTLALTLANHLPQSTSVHWHGLALRNDMDGVPTLTQRPIMPGVSFPYRFTVTHPGTYWFHPHSRVQQDRGLYAPLIVEDPKEPLSYDREWVIVLDDWLDGVDGSTPDDVLAELNHGMGGHSGHGHGGGMHRDEGETGASVGDHGAPATGGSRRAGGPSRVLTGSRSTLLGGDAGDVDYPFHLINGRLAEAPDVCRAKPGDRIRIRFINAGGDTAYRVALGGHTMTVTHADGFPVEHAETDTLLLGMGERYDVLVTAKDGVFPLTALAEGKKHSAQAVLRTGSGRTPGRSTRPRELDGKLLSAYRLRAAESARAVARRPDRTVELNLTGSMAKFDWAINGRQYSPRDRTPIRAGERVRLAIRNHTRMWHPVHIHGHHFALPDGGPRKDSAIVLPGRRLNVEFDADNPGLWMVHCHNVYHSESGMMTVLGYLKG; from the coding sequence ATGCGTACGCACTCCCGCCGCGCCCTGCTCGGCGCGGGTATCGCCGTCGTCGGCAGCGGCCTGCTGGCCGCCCGCGCCACCGGCGAATTCAGCTCCGGCCCGCACTCCGGCACGGACGGCAGGGACCACGCCCGCGGGCCCCACGAGCCCCACGACCGTCCGTCCGACTACGTGGCCCCGGACGGCCCGGAGGTCGCCGACGCCGAGCGCAAGCGGGGCTCGGGCCCGGTGCGCGAGTTCAGGATGACCCCCACCCCGGCCCGTATCGACCTGGGCGGGCGCACCGTCCACACCTGGGCGTACGACGACGTGCTGCCCGGCAAGGAAATGCGGGTCACCGCGGGCGACACCCTCGCCCTGACCCTCGCCAACCATCTGCCGCAGTCCACCTCCGTGCACTGGCACGGACTGGCGCTGCGCAACGACATGGACGGTGTCCCCACCCTCACCCAGCGGCCGATCATGCCCGGCGTCTCCTTCCCCTACCGGTTCACCGTCACCCACCCCGGTACGTACTGGTTCCACCCGCACTCCCGCGTCCAACAGGACCGCGGGCTGTACGCACCGCTGATCGTCGAGGACCCCAAGGAGCCGCTCTCCTACGACCGGGAGTGGGTCATCGTGCTGGACGACTGGCTCGACGGGGTGGACGGCAGCACCCCGGACGATGTGCTGGCCGAGCTGAACCACGGTATGGGCGGCCACTCCGGTCACGGCCACGGCGGCGGTATGCACAGGGACGAGGGGGAGACCGGAGCGAGCGTCGGGGACCACGGCGCACCCGCGACCGGCGGGAGCAGGCGCGCCGGCGGCCCGTCGCGGGTCCTGACCGGCTCCCGCAGCACGCTGCTGGGCGGCGACGCGGGCGATGTGGACTACCCGTTCCACCTCATCAACGGCCGGCTGGCGGAGGCGCCGGACGTCTGCCGCGCCAAGCCCGGCGACCGCATCCGGATCCGGTTCATCAACGCGGGCGGCGACACCGCCTACCGCGTCGCGCTCGGCGGCCACACCATGACCGTGACGCACGCCGACGGCTTCCCCGTCGAGCACGCCGAGACCGACACGCTGCTGCTCGGCATGGGCGAGCGCTATGACGTGCTGGTCACCGCGAAGGACGGCGTCTTCCCGCTGACCGCGCTCGCCGAGGGCAAGAAGCACTCGGCACAGGCCGTGCTGCGCACCGGCAGCGGCCGGACACCCGGCCGCTCCACCCGGCCCAGGGAGCTGGACGGCAAGCTGCTGTCCGCGTACCGGCTGCGGGCCGCCGAGAGCGCACGGGCCGTGGCCCGCCGCCCCGACCGGACCGTCGAGCTGAATCTCACCGGCTCGATGGCGAAGTTCGACTGGGCGATCAACGGCCGGCAGTACTCACCGCGGGACCGCACCCCGATCCGGGCAGGTGAGCGGGTACGGCTCGCCATCCGCAACCACACCCGGATGTGGCACCCCGTCCACATCCACGGGCACCACTTCGCGCTGCCGGACGGCGGGCCCCGCAAGGACAGCGCGATCGTGCTGCCCGGACGCCGCCTCAATGTCGAATTCGACGCCGACAACCCCGGGCTGTGGATGGTCCATTGCCACAACGTCTATCACTCGGAGTCGGGGATGATGACGGTGCTGGGGTATCTGAAGGGGTGA
- the glnA gene encoding type I glutamate--ammonia ligase yields the protein MDKQQEFVLRTLEERDIRFVRLWFTDVLGFLKSVAVAPAELEQAFDEGIGFDGSAIEGFARVYESDMIAKPDPGTFQILPWRAEAPGTARMFCDILMPDGSPSYADPRYVLKRILAKTSDLGFTFYTHPEIEFFLLKDKPVDGQRPTPGDSSGYFDHTPQNVGMDFRRQAITMLESMGISVEFSHHEGAPGQQEIDLRYADALSTADNIMTFRLVMKQVALEQGVQATFMPKPFSEYPGSGMHTHLSLFEGDRNAFHESGSEYQLSKVGRSFIAGLLRHAGEISAVTNQWVNSYKRIWGGTNRTAGAGGEAPSYICWGHNNRSALIRVPMYKPGKMGSTRVEVRSIDSGANPYLTYAVLLAAGLKGIEEGYELPAGADDDVWALSDSERRAMGIEPLPQNLGEAIELMERSELVAETLGEHVFDFFLRNKKQEWEEYRSEVTAFELRKMLPVL from the coding sequence ATGGACAAGCAGCAGGAGTTTGTGCTCCGTACGCTGGAGGAGCGCGACATCCGCTTCGTACGGCTGTGGTTCACCGACGTGCTCGGGTTCCTGAAGTCCGTGGCGGTGGCCCCCGCGGAGCTGGAGCAGGCCTTCGACGAGGGCATCGGCTTCGACGGCTCGGCCATCGAGGGATTCGCGCGGGTGTACGAATCCGACATGATCGCCAAGCCTGATCCCGGCACCTTCCAGATCCTGCCCTGGCGCGCCGAGGCCCCCGGCACCGCCCGGATGTTCTGCGACATCCTGATGCCGGACGGCTCCCCCTCCTACGCCGACCCGCGCTATGTCCTCAAGCGCATCCTGGCCAAGACCTCCGACCTCGGGTTCACCTTCTACACCCACCCCGAGATCGAGTTCTTCCTGCTCAAGGACAAGCCCGTGGACGGCCAGCGGCCGACCCCCGGCGACTCCTCCGGCTACTTCGACCACACCCCGCAGAACGTCGGCATGGACTTCCGCCGCCAGGCGATCACGATGCTGGAGTCGATGGGCATCTCGGTGGAGTTCAGCCACCACGAGGGCGCCCCCGGCCAGCAGGAGATCGATCTGCGCTACGCCGACGCTCTCTCGACCGCCGACAACATCATGACCTTCCGGCTGGTCATGAAGCAGGTCGCGCTGGAGCAGGGCGTGCAGGCCACCTTCATGCCCAAGCCGTTCTCGGAGTACCCGGGCTCGGGCATGCACACCCACCTCTCACTCTTCGAGGGCGACCGCAACGCCTTCCACGAGTCCGGCTCGGAGTACCAACTCTCCAAGGTCGGCCGCTCGTTCATCGCCGGACTGCTGCGGCACGCCGGGGAGATCTCCGCCGTCACCAACCAGTGGGTCAACTCCTACAAGCGCATCTGGGGCGGCACCAACCGCACCGCGGGCGCCGGTGGCGAGGCCCCCTCCTACATCTGCTGGGGCCACAACAACCGCTCCGCGCTGATCCGCGTGCCCATGTACAAGCCCGGCAAGATGGGCTCCACACGGGTCGAGGTCCGCTCCATCGACTCCGGCGCCAACCCCTATCTGACCTACGCCGTGCTGCTCGCGGCCGGTCTCAAGGGCATCGAGGAGGGCTACGAGCTCCCGGCCGGCGCCGATGACGACGTCTGGGCGCTGTCCGACTCCGAGCGCCGGGCGATGGGCATCGAGCCGCTGCCGCAGAACCTCGGCGAGGCCATCGAGCTGATGGAGCGCAGCGAACTGGTCGCCGAGACCCTCGGCGAGCACGTCTTCGACTTCTTCCTCCGCAACAAGAAGCAGGAGTGGGAGGAGTACCGCTCCGAGGTCACCGCCTTCGAGCTGCGCAAGATGCTGCCCGTGCTCTGA